The following DNA comes from Enterobacter sp. SA187.
TCGGCATCGGTGAGGATCAGCAGCGCATCGGCTTCGATCTGCCGCGCCAGCAGAGCCGCGGAGAGATCTTTGTCGATCACCGCCTCGATGCCGTGGTAGCCGTCGGCTTTCTCCACCACCGGCACGCCGCCGCCGCCGTTGCAGATCACCAGATGGTCACGGCCGATCAGCGCGTTAATGGCATCGCGCTCGACGATGCGCCGGGGCTGCGGCGAGGGCACCACGCGGCGGAAATAATTCCCGTCGGCTTTGAAGGTCCAGTCTTTTTCCGCTTTCAGTGCGGCGGCCTGGGCTTCGTCATACACCGGGCCGATGTATTTGGTCGGCTGGCGGAAGGCCGGATCGGCGGCGTCCACTTCCACCTGCGTGAGCAGCACGCTGATCTCCCGCTGCGGCAGCAGGTTTTTCAGCGCCTGTTGCAGCATGTAGCCAATCATTCCCTGGCTTTCCGCGCCCAGCACATCCAGCGGGTAGGGCGTGACCTTGTCATAGGCGCTGTTTTGCAGCGCCAGCAGGCCCACCTGCGGCCCGTTGCCGTGCACCAGCACCACGCGCCAGTCGTGAGTCAGCCGGGCGATGGTCTGCGCCGCGAGCAGAATATTTTTGCGCTGAATATCGGCTTCCAGCGGCTCGCCGCGTTTTAACAGCGCATTGCCGCCGAGGGCGACGACGAGAGTGGGTTTCAGTTGCATGGGCGTCTCCTTAAATGCCGTCGCGTTCAAGCGGGCAGCTCATGCAACGCGCGCCGCCGCGACCGCGGCCCAGTTCGTCGCCGGGGATTGGCAGCACGGTGATGCCTGCCTTATCGTATTTTTCGTTGGTCCAGATGTTGCGCTCATAGCCCACCACCACGCCGGGGCGCAGGGTTAACACATTGTTGGCGTCGTTCCACTGTTCGCGTTCCGCTTCAAAGGCGTCGCCGCCGGTGGTGATCAGGCGGATCTGCGTCACGCCCAGGGCTTTTTCCAGTGCAGGCAACAGGCCAGGCTCCTGTAAACGGCTGATGCCGCCGCGTCCGTCCGGGGTCAGCGTCCAGCACTGGGCGTCTTTGCGCACCACTTCCGGGTAGACGGAGAAGGTATCGACGTCTATATGGGTCATCACGGTATCGAGGTGCATACAGGAGCGGTGCTTCGGCAGTTCCACGGCGATCACCCGCTCGGCCTGGCGATGTTTAAACAGGGCGCTGGCGAGGAATTCCACCCCCTGCGGCGTGGTGCGTTCCGACATACCGATTAATACCGCGCCGCGGCCAATGACTAATACGTCACCGCCTTCGATGGTGGCATGGTCATAATTAATATTTTCATCGCCGAAGTATTTAATAAAATCGCCGTCGGCAAACTGTGGATGCCAGCGATAAATGGCGCGCAGATTATTGGTTTCCCGCTGACGCGCCGGTTTCGCCATCGGGTTAATAGACACGCCGTTATAGATCCAGCAGGAGGTATCGCGGGTAAATAAATGGTTAGGCAGCGGCTTCATAATAAAGTCATTCGCTGAATGGGTATCCACCACCATATTTTTAATAAAGGCCGGTATTTCGCCGTAGGTCAGGCCGCCGCTTAAACGCCGCGCCAGTTCGCGATGCGGCATATCCGCCAGCCAGCCGCGCACGTCGGCGGCAAAGGCAGGCCCGAGGCGGTAATCCGACACCTGGGTTTGCAACAGCCAGCCTTTGGCGTCCGGGACGTCCAGCGTCTGGGTGAGCAGATCGGTGAGCAGTAACACTTCCACGCCCTGATCGCGCAGCGTAGTGGCAAAAATATCGTGCTCCTCGCCTGCACGCTCAACCGATAACACGTCATCAAATAACAACTCCTGGCAATTCGATGGCGTCAGTCTTTTCAGGCTAAGATTGGGGCGATGCAACATCACGCTACGCAATTGGCCAATTTCAGAACCGACATAATGCTTTTCCATATTTATTCCTTGCACTTTTTTAGAAATAAAGGGGCCAGCGTTATGAAAAGACTATTTTCATAACCCTTCGTATTCAGGTGAATTCGGCGGTAATACTAATGGCTGTCGCTATTAATAATGTGATATTGCTCACGTGAAACCGGCACTGTTGAGGTTTATTTCTTATTGCATGACGGGCATCAGAGAATACTCAAATGGCTATTTTAAAGCGGTGCATTGCTACGCATTAATTGCTGTCATTATTTTTAGTTGTTAATGTTTTGTACATTGACTCATTAATTATATTTTATCTATCATGCTGAAATTTATGGATAAAATAAAGATGTTCGCATGAATATGCAAAATGGCTAATAAATTATTGCGGCATTAAGTCGAATTAAAAAATAAATATGAAATGGTGTGCCTGAATATGCCGTACGGCAAAATGTGAGCAGTAAGTGGTTTTTTTGATAATTACATTATTTTCAGCAGGTTGCAGAGCAAGGTGCAAAGCCGGCGCAAAAAGTTATGCAGTATTACTGCATACGCCCGGACGCATCGTTAACAGTCTGGTAACAGGCTTGCAGATAAACATGCGTTATCGCAAATCTTTTCCATTTAGAGGTGGTGCAGCAAAAGGATTTTTCGTATAACACATAAAAATGAAACAGTGTTTTATATGAGGGGTTCATCATGATCGTTGGCAACATCCATAATCTTCAGTCCTGGCTGCCGCAGGAACTGGCACAGGCTATCGACTACGTTAAGCAGCACGTTACGGACGCAACCCCGACCGGGAAGCATGATATTGATGGCTCGCGCCTGTTTTATCTGGTGTCTGACGATATGACGCAGCCGTTCGCCGAGCGCCGCGCCGAGTATCACGCGCGCTATCTGGATATTCAGATCGTGCTGAAGGGGCAGGAAGGAATGACCTTCAGCACCCTGCCGAACGGTACGCCGGATACCGACTGGCTGGCGGATAAGGACATCGCGTTTTTACCGGCAGGCGAGCAGGAAAAAACGGTGGTGCTGAGCGAAGGGGATTTTGTGGTGTTCTATCCGGGGGAAGTGCATAAACCGCTGTGCGCCGTAGGCGAGGCCGCGCCGGTGCGTAAAGTGGTGGTGAAACTGCTGGTGGCGTAATGGTATTGCCGGGTGGCGGCTGCGCCTGACCCGGCCTACAACATCTTCAACATCGATGTTAACCGTAGGCCCGGCAAGCTTGCGCCGCCGGGCGATACATCACTCCGCCAGGGTCGCCACCATCACCGCTTTAATGGTGTGCATACGGTTTTCCGCCTGATCAAACACCACGCTGTTTGCCGATTCAAACACCTCGTCGGTGACTTCCATGCCGCCACGAAGGCCATAGGTCTCCGCCATCTGCTTGCCGAGCGTGGTCTGATCGTCATGAAACGCGGGCAGGCAGTGCAGGAATTTCACCTGCGAATTGCCGGTCAGCGTCAGCATCTGGCGGTTCACCTGGTAGCCGCGCAGTAGTGCAATGCGCTCCGCCCACTTCTCTTTGGCTTCGCCCATCGATACCCAGACGTCGGTATAGATAAAGTCAGCGCCTTTCACGCCCGCGGCGACATCTTCCGTCAGCGTGATATTGCCGCCGTTTTTCACCGCCAGCGCCGTGCACTCGGCCACCAGGCTCGCGTCCGGCCAGCAGGCTTTGGGTGCGACCAGACGCAGATCCAGCCCGACCAGCGCGGCGGCTTCCAGCATCGAGTTGCCCATGTTGTTACGCGCATCACCGGCATATACCAGCGTCATCTCATTAAAGGCTTTGCCCGGCAGATGCTCCTGCATGGTGAGCAGATCCGCCAGCAATTGCGTCGGGTGGAATTCGTTGGTCAGGCCGTTCCATACCGGCACGCCAGCATATTCTGCCAGCGTTTCAACAACTTCCTGCCCGAAACCCCGGTACTGAATGCCGTCGTACATGCGTCCCAGCACGCGGGCGGTATCCTTAATTGATTCTTTATGCCCAATTTGACTACCGGCAGGGCCGAGATAGGTGACGCGTGCTCCCTGGTCAAATGCGGCAACTTCGAAAGAGCATCGGGTGCGGGTTGAGTCTTTTTCGAAGATGAGCGCGATGTTTTTACCAGTAAGCTGCTGTACTTCTTTACCTTTTTTCTTATCGGCTTTCAGTTGCGCGGCGAGCGCCAGCAGGGTGTGGATTTCAGCGGGTGTAAAATCGAGCAGTTTAAGAAAGTGCTTCCGGAATAATGCAGACATATTTCCCTCACATGGCTTAGGCCACTTATTGAATTAAAATTCACTTTATATGTGTAAATATTCATTTGCAACCCTGTTTAACAAATCTTTTCGGTCAGGAGTGGAGGCATTGTCAGCGGTGTGTGAAAATAAGAGTATCTGCCGCACATTATGAGGAACGATCCATGGCAAACCCGGAGCAACTGGAAGAGCAACGCGAAGAAACGCGTTTGATTATTGAAGAACTGCTGGAAGACGGCAGCGATCCTGACGCGCTGTACACCATCGAGCACCACCTTTCCGCTGACGATTTCGAAACGCTGGAGAAAGTGGCGGTCGAGGCGTTCAAACTGGGTTATGAAGTCACCGAGCCGGAAGAGCTGGAAGTGGAAGAAGGCGAAGTGGTGATCTGCTGTGACATCCTCAGCGAATCCGCACTCAAGGCAGAGCTGATTGATGCGCAGGTTGAGCAACTGATGACGCTGGCAGAAAAATTCGACGTTGAATACGACGGCTGGGGCACCTACTACGAGGATCCTAACGGCGAAGAAGGCGACGACGATGAAGATCTGCTGGACGAAGACGACGACGGCGTTCGCCACTAAGTAAAAGTGCGGCAGCGCCTGCTGCCGTACCACCTTTCCCGCAGGCATTCCCACCAAAACGCCCTCAAATGCACCAATTTCTGGCAGGTGCGACCGAATCCGATGTTGCGTAACATACCTCTCCTTTTTTTCACTATAACTTTTTAACAACCTATACAGAGAGTCAGGATGAAACTGTCACGGATCGTCATATCCCTTATCGTCGTACTTGTTGTCGCCACTGCCGTCGGTTTTTTTATCGGTTCCCGTCCCTCGCAATCCGGACTCACCGAGGAGCAGAAGTTTGACGCCGCGATGGCGCAATTTCCCTCCTTTACAGTGCTAAAAGAGCAGGAGCCGGAGTACTGGTCGAAGCTGCGTGGCCGCGCGCTGGCTATGCAGAAAGAGGGCAAAACGGAGCAACAAATCATCGACGTCATCCAGCCGGAAATTTTGCAGATCCAGATCTCGCGTCTGCAATCGGCGCCGGACGATCAGGTGGTGCGCTATATGAAAGTGAATATGGAGCAGACGGCGGCGATCCAGAAGGTGAGTGACGATGACTGCTACCGCTTCCTGTTCCCGAACGTGAAAGGCGGTATCAATCCGATGCGTGTACTGTCCAAAGAGATGCTGACCTACCGCGCCACCGTGGACGCCGATATGATGCGTTCGGCATACGGCGCGGGCAAACACACTGCGACGCCGCAGGAGCGTGAACGCGCCCAGCAGGATCTTCAGGCCGTTGCCGCCACGCTGGTGAAAAAATATGGCGATGATGTGGCCATCTTGTCTGAGCCGCAGAAGGGCGTGGGCAAAGAGAAGCTGACCTGCGATATGGTGGAAGAGATGTGGAGCAATGTGCTGGCGCTACCGGCTGATAAAGCCGCGGGTATTGTGCGTTTTATGATGGCGCAATAACGCCTCTCTGGTGGCCCTCCCGAAAAGGGAGGGCCTGTTAACGAGTATTACAACGCTTTCAGCATGCGGACTTCGCAGTCCACGTGCCCGGTGCAGCCCAGCGGCGCGTCGATATGCGCAAAGCCCAGGCGCTCATAGAGCGCAATGGCGTCTTTAAGGAAGGCCGTGGTTTCGAGGTAGCAGCGGGTAAAACCCTGCTCACGGGCGAAATCCAGGGCAGAAAGGGCGAGCTGGCGCGCCAGGCCTTTACCGCGAATGCCCGGCAGGAAATACATTTTTTGCAGTTCGCAAATGTCCGGATCGCTACAGGTCAGCGGCGCGATACCACCGCCGCCCATTACCTGGCCGTCCTGCTCCACCACCCAGTAAGCATGGCGTGGCTGGCTGTAGAGCTGGAACAACGCGTCCAGATTCGGATCGGCCACGGTGTAGCCTTTATCCGCCGTGAGTCCGAATTCAGCCGAAACCTCGCGGATCACGCGGGCAATGGCCGGATTATCATTTTCCTGGAGAGGGCGAAGCCGTAATTCGCCTGTCATACTGAGTGCATTATTCTGCATGGGATAACCTGGAAACGTGGGACAGTAAAAGTCTTTGGACAAGCCCCCACTATAAAACAGACCTCGCGGGATGAAAAATAAAAGCCTGCATTAACACTTTTCCATTTTATTGCCGGTATACGGCAATGAAGTTCAGCGCAGTACATTGTGCTGCGTGACGTTAATTCCCCCTTGTAATAAGGGTTTTAATCATTCATTTCAGGACGAAAAAGTATGGATTCCTTAACTAAAACACAGCGTCATCAAATCAAGTTTCACGGGGATGGCGGTAACTATTTTACAATATGGCTGGTGAATATCTTCTTGTCTGTTATTACCCTTGGCATATATTCCGCCTGGGCGAAAGTCAGAACCTACCGTTATTTTTATGGCAATACCGAGCTGGCGGGCGATCGCTTTGATTATCATGCCCGTCCGATGCAAATTCTGGTCGGTCGTATCATCGCCTTTGTTGGCATCGTTATTTTCTACCTTTGTTTCATGGCAAGTGAAGTGCTGGGAATGGTGATCATGCTGGCGTTTATTGCGTTACTGCCGTGGATTATTATCCGCAGCTGGCGCTTCAATGCCATTATGTCCAGCTACCGCGGCGTGCGTTTTAACTACCTCTGCCGCGTTGGTCGCGCCTACTGGGTATTCCTCGGCTTCCCGCTGCTGGCTTTCGCGGCGCTGATTGTTATCGTGTCGCTGGTGAATTTTTTCACCAACCCGATGCTGGGTATTCTGCTGATGGTGGTGATTTTTGTGCCGGGCGCGATCCTCATTCAGGGGATTAATTCCGCGCTGACTTACGACCTCTACGTGAACAACCTTTTCTTTGGCGATGCCGCGTTCAAAGGCGACATGAATAAAGACGCCTTTGTCAAAATGGCCTTTAAAGCCGCGCTCTTTGTGGTGCCGGTGCTGATTATTCTTGGGCTGATCTTCGCCAAAATGTTTTACTCCATTATGCAGGCGAGCGTCTACGGTGGTTCTGAAGATGCGATCGCCATGATGGTGCTCAGCAATATAGGCCTGATTATTCTGGCTTATGTGGTGGCGCTGGCGGGTGGCATGATGGCGGCGGCCTGGCTGATTGTGGCGCACCGTAATTACGTGGCAAATCAGACCACGCTGAACGGCGGCGCGCTGCGTCTGCACTCCAGCATGAAATTCACCTCCTACCTCGGCCTGCTGTTCACCAATGCGCTGATCGTTATCTTCTCTTTAGGCATTGCCTCGCCGTTTGCTCATGTGCGTCATGCGCGTTACCTGCTGCAAACGCTGGAGGTGGAAGGGGATCTGGATCTGCTGACCGTACGCGCCCACGGTGAACAGGCTCCCGCTGCCGTGACGGAAGAGCTGGTGCAGGCGCTGGATATCAATGTCGGGCTGTGATCTCAGCGGCTTTTATCAGTATCCCGGTCGGGCTGCCCGTGAGGCGGCCCGTCTGACGTTGCATGACGGGGCGGTGACGCTGCACCGGGATAGCGGCGACGAGACGTACCCGCTGGCGGCGCTGACCGTGTCAGAGGCGCTGGGAGATATTCCGTTGTCGCTCACCTTTGCCGACGGCGGCCGTTTTGCGCCGGGTGACGATAAGGCGTTTCGCCAGTGGTATTTCCGCCACCGGCGTCCGGGGCTGGTCCACCGCTTAGAGCAGCACAAACGCGGCGTGGTGGCGATGCTGCTCGCCACCGTGCTGGTGGGGGTATTTTACGTCTGGGTGCTGCTGCCGTGGCTGAGCGGCGTTATCGCCCATCAATTACCGGTGAGCATTGAGCAGCAGCTTGGCCGCTACAGCGCCGCTTATCTGGAAGAGCAGGGGCTGACGGAGAGCAAACTGAGTACTGCGCGCCAGCAGCAGTTGCAGACGCTGTTCCGGACGGTGATCCCGCAGGATATGCGCGATCAGACGGGCCTGCGCCTGCGCATCATGCATTTCCCGCTCGGGGCGAATGCGTTAATGCTGCCGGATGGCACCATGATGCTCAGCGACCAGCTGGTGCGGCTGGCGAAAAGCGACGATGCGCTGGCCGCCGTGATGCTGCATGAGATCGGCCATTACCGTTACCGGCACTCCATGCAGATGGTGGTGCGCTCGTCGCTGATCTCCATCACCCTGATGTGGGTGATGGGCGACGTCAGCGGCATCGGCGATACCCTGTTGCAGTCAGCGGTGCTGGTGAACGAGATGCGCTTCTCACGCAGTATGGAGAGCGAAGCGGATCGCTTTGCGCTGGCGGAAATGCAGCGCCAGGGACGACCGTTAAGCGCGATGCTGCAAATTTTCACCGCGCTGGGCGAGCAGGGCAAGGATGACGACAAGTGGGCGATCCCGGACTGGCTCAGCACGCATCCGGCGATGCAGGAGCGGCTGGAAAGCATCCGCAACGCCACGCAATAAAAGGCATAAAAAAACCGGGCGCAGCGGCCCGGTTTTTTATTCACGATGAACCGCTTACAGCGCGGCGATCACGCCCTGCTGCTCAATCAGCTTCGCTTTGGCCTGGGCGAATCCGTCCAGACGCTCGCGCTCTTTGGCAACCACGGCTTCCGGCGCGCGCGCCACAAAACCTTCGTTACCCAGTTTGCTTTCGATTTTCGCGATTTCCTGCTCGATCTTCGCCACTTCTTTCGCCAGACGCTCCAGCTCAGCGGCTTTGTCCACCAGACCGGCCATTGGGATCAGCAGCTCAGCGCCGTCAACGATTTTGGTGACCGATACCGGCCCTTTGTCGTCGGCAGGCAGCACGGTAATGCTCTCCAGACGCGCCAGGGTTTGCAGGAAGCTGCGGTTTTCCGTCACGCGACGGATAACCTCATCGCTGCAACCGCGCAGCAGCAGCGCCAGCGGTTTGGCAGGGGAGAGGTTCATCTCAGCGCGAATATTACGCACCGCGACGATCGCCTGTTTCAGCCACTCGGTATCCGCCAGCGCCGCGTCGTCTGCCAGCGCCGCGTCAAACTGCGGGAAGGGTTGCAGCATGATGGTGTCGGCGGTAATGCCTTTCAGCACTTTCACGCGCTGCCAGATGGTTTCGGTGATGAACGGAATAATCGGGTGCGCCAGACGCAGCAGACCTTCCAGCACCGTCACCAGCGTATTACGCGTGCCGCGCAGTTCCGCTTCGGAACCGCCGTTCATTACCGGCTTGGTCAGCTCCAGATACCAGTCGCAGAACTGGTTCCAGGTGAACTCGTACAGAATGCCCGCGGCAATATCAAAGCGGTAGCTGTCCAGCGCTTCACGGTAGGCTTTCACCGTACGGTTGAACTCGGCGAGGATCCAGCGATCCGCCAGCGACAGCGTCAGTTCGCCGCCATTGAAGCCACAATCCTGATCTTCGGTGTTCATCAGCACAAAGCGGCTGGCGTTCCACAGTTTGTTACAGAAGTTACGGTAACCTTCCAGGCGCTTCATGTCCCAGTTGATGTCGCGGCCGGTCGAGGCCAGCGCCGCCAGGGTGAAACGCAGGGCGTCGGTACCGTGCGGCTCGATGCCGTCCGGGAACTGTTTCTCGGTACGCTTGGCGATTTTTTCCGCCAGCTGCGGCTGCATCATGTTGCCGGTGCGTTTTTCCAGCAGATCCGGCAGGGAGATGCCGTCCACCATATCCAGCGGGTCAATGACGTTACCCTTGGATTTGGACATCTTCTGGCCTTCGTCATCGCGGATAAGACCGGTCATGTAGACGGTTTTAAACGGTACCTGCGGCTTGCCGTTTTCATCTTTGATGAAGTGCATGGTCATCATGATCATGCGCGCGATCCAGAAGAAGATAATGTCGAAGCCGGACACCATCACCGAGGTCGGGTGGAACTGGCGCAGCGCGTCAGTGTTTTCCGGCCAGCCGAGGGTGGAGAAGGTCCAGAGCGCGGAGGAGAACCAGGTGTCCAGCACGTCTTCGTCCTGGCGCAGGGCAACGTTCGCAGAGAGGTTGTTTTCGCTGCGCACTTCTTCTTCGCTGCGGCCAACGTAGACGTTGCCGTCGTTGTCGTACCATGCCGGAATACGGTGACCCCACCACAGCTGGCGGGAGATACACCAGTCCTGAATGTCGCGCATCCAGGAGAAGTACATGTTTTCGTACTGCTTCGGCACAAACTGGATATCGCCGTTTTCTACTGCTTCCACCGCCGGTTTCGCCAGCACGTCCGCACGGACATACCACTGGTCGGTCAGCATCGGCTCGATCACCACGCCGCCACGGTCGCCGTAAGGCACGGTCAGGTCGTGCGGTTTGATCTCTTCCAGCAGGCCGAGGGCGTCAACCGCCGCCACTACCGCTTTACGGGCAGCAAAACGTTCCAGCTTCTGGAACTGCGCCGGGATCGCGCCTGAGTAAACGTCGGATTCGTTGCCTTTGGTGTCATACACTTCGGCCACGTCACGGATGTCGCCGTCAAAGGTCAGAATGTTGATCATCGGCAGCTGGTGACGACGACCCACTTCGTAGTCGTTAAAATCGTGCGCCGGGGTGATCTTCACGCAGCCGGTGCCTTTGGTCATGTCCGCGTGCTCATCGCCGACGATCGGGATGCGACGATCCACCAGCGGCAGCATGACGAATTTGCCGATCAGATCTTTATAACGCGGATCCTCCGGGTTAACCGCCACGCCGGTATCGCCCAGCAGGGTTTCCGGACGGGTAGTGGCGACCACCAGGTAATCTTTGCCGTCGGCGGTTTTCGCGCCGTCAGCCAGCGGATAGCGGATGTGCCACATGGAGCCTTTCGACTCGCGGTTTTCCACTTCCAGATCGGAAATCGCGGTGCGCAGTTTCGGATCCCAGTTCACCAGGCGCTTACCGCGGTAAATCAGATCTTCTTTATACAGGCGCACGAAGACTTCTTTTACGGCGTTGGACAGGCCTTCGTCCATGGTGAAGCGCTCGCGCTCCCAGTCCACGGAGTTACCGAGGCGGCGCATCTGACGGGTAATGGTGCCGCCGGATTCCGCTTTCCACTGCCAGATTTTGTCGATAAAGGCGTCGCGGCCGTAATCGTGGCGGGTTTTACCTTCTTCGGCGGCAATTTTGCGCTCAACCACCATCTGCGTGGCGATACCGGCGTGGTCGGTACCCACCTGCCACAGGGTATTTTTGCCCTGCATACGCTGGTAGCGGATCAGGGTATCCATGATGGTTTGCTGGAAGGCGTGACCCATATGCAAACTGCCGGTGACGTTCGGCGGCGGGATCATGATGCAGAAGCTTTCCTGGCTTTCATCGCCATTCGGTTTGAAATAGCCCTGCTGCTCCCAGTGCTCGTAAAGCGGCTGTTCGATATCTTGTGGGTTATATGTCTTTTCCATTATTTCCAGGTTGCCGTATTCAGGTTAAAACCAGCCAGGCGATAGGCTTTATAGCGCTCGCGAGCCAGTTGTTTCAAAGTTTCTTCGTAGGGGACGAAGTCTACCACTTCTGTGAAAGCGGTGGCAAAATCTGCAAAGTTAACGCGTAAAGCGATTAACAGATCGCGCGGGCTGCTGTTGCGTTTTTGCGGCCAGGCGATCTCCACCGGCGCGCCGCCCCGTGGTCCTTCACCCGCCAGATTATGCGGCACAAAACTCTCCGCCGGACGCGCCCACAGGGCCTCGTCAAGACGGATCGCCTGTTGCTCATCCTCGCAGGCGATCAGCACGCGCTTGCCGTTGCGCCAACGTTCCGCGGCAATTTCACACACCAGTTGTTCAACGGCGCTGAGGCCATCTGTGGTGTCGTCATTGTCCAGAAGGTAGAACGTCGCGTTTTTCATGATATGGGGCTTCTTTGATGGATTTAAATGTGAAGCCGGGTGGCGCACGCTTACCCGGCCTACGGTTGAGTGGCGTGTAGGCCGGGTAAGGCGAAGCCGCCACCCGGCACTTTACATCACTCGTCGCCGTTAAAACCCGCGCGATTGAGCAGGAACTGCGACAGCAGCGCCACCGGACGACCGGTCGCGCCTTTAGCTTTGCCGGAGCGCCATGCGGTGCCGGCGATATCCAGGTGCGCCCAGTTATATTTACGGGTGAAGCGCGCCAGGAAGCAGCCCGCGGTGATAGCGCCGCCAGGACGGCCGCCAATATTCGCCATATCGGCAAAATTAGATTCCAGCTGTTCCTGGAACTCATCGGCCATCGGCAGACGCCACGCGCGGTCGCCCGCCTGTTCGGAGGCGCTGATCAGTTCGTGCGCCAGCGGATTGTGGTTCGATAACAGACCGGTGATGTGATGACCCAGCGCGATGACACAGGCGCCGGTGAGGGTCGCCACGTCGATCACCGCTTCCGGATCAAAACGTTCAACGTAGGTCAGCACGTCGCACAGCACCAGACGGCCTTCGGCGTCGGTATTCAGGACTTCCACCGTCTGACC
Coding sequences within:
- the arcC gene encoding carbamate kinase yields the protein MQLKPTLVVALGGNALLKRGEPLEADIQRKNILLAAQTIARLTHDWRVVLVHGNGPQVGLLALQNSAYDKVTPYPLDVLGAESQGMIGYMLQQALKNLLPQREISVLLTQVEVDAADPAFRQPTKYIGPVYDEAQAAALKAEKDWTFKADGNYFRRVVPSPQPRRIVERDAINALIGRDHLVICNGGGGVPVVEKADGYHGIEAVIDKDLSAALLARQIEADALLILTDADAVYVGWGTPAQRPLTQVTPEQLNGMTFDAGSMGPKVAACCRFVDECHGIAGIGALTDGPAILAGEKGTLIRH
- the arcA gene encoding arginine deiminase, which codes for MEKHYVGSEIGQLRSVMLHRPNLSLKRLTPSNCQELLFDDVLSVERAGEEHDIFATTLRDQGVEVLLLTDLLTQTLDVPDAKGWLLQTQVSDYRLGPAFAADVRGWLADMPHRELARRLSGGLTYGEIPAFIKNMVVDTHSANDFIMKPLPNHLFTRDTSCWIYNGVSINPMAKPARQRETNNLRAIYRWHPQFADGDFIKYFGDENINYDHATIEGGDVLVIGRGAVLIGMSERTTPQGVEFLASALFKHRQAERVIAVELPKHRSCMHLDTVMTHIDVDTFSVYPEVVRKDAQCWTLTPDGRGGISRLQEPGLLPALEKALGVTQIRLITTGGDAFEAEREQWNDANNVLTLRPGVVVGYERNIWTNEKYDKAGITVLPIPGDELGRGRGGARCMSCPLERDGI
- a CDS encoding YhcH/YjgK/YiaL family protein, whose protein sequence is MIVGNIHNLQSWLPQELAQAIDYVKQHVTDATPTGKHDIDGSRLFYLVSDDMTQPFAERRAEYHARYLDIQIVLKGQEGMTFSTLPNGTPDTDWLADKDIAFLPAGEQEKTVVLSEGDFVVFYPGEVHKPLCAVGEAAPVRKVVVKLLVA
- the argF gene encoding ornithine carbamoyltransferase, with protein sequence MLDFTPAEIHTLLALAAQLKADKKKGKEVQQLTGKNIALIFEKDSTRTRCSFEVAAFDQGARVTYLGPAGSQIGHKESIKDTARVLGRMYDGIQYRGFGQEVVETLAEYAGVPVWNGLTNEFHPTQLLADLLTMQEHLPGKAFNEMTLVYAGDARNNMGNSMLEAAALVGLDLRLVAPKACWPDASLVAECTALAVKNGGNITLTEDVAAGVKGADFIYTDVWVSMGEAKEKWAERIALLRGYQVNRQMLTLTGNSQVKFLHCLPAFHDDQTTLGKQMAETYGLRGGMEVTDEVFESANSVVFDQAENRMHTIKAVMVATLAE
- the argL gene encoding putative translational regulatory protein ArgL; its protein translation is MNIYTYKVNFNSISGLSHVREICLHYSGSTFLNCSILHPLKSTPCWRSPRN
- the rraB gene encoding ribonuclease E inhibitor RraB is translated as MANPEQLEEQREETRLIIEELLEDGSDPDALYTIEHHLSADDFETLEKVAVEAFKLGYEVTEPEELEVEEGEVVICCDILSESALKAELIDAQVEQLMTLAEKFDVEYDGWGTYYEDPNGEEGDDDEDLLDEDDDGVRH
- a CDS encoding topoisomerase II translates to MKLSRIVISLIVVLVVATAVGFFIGSRPSQSGLTEEQKFDAAMAQFPSFTVLKEQEPEYWSKLRGRALAMQKEGKTEQQIIDVIQPEILQIQISRLQSAPDDQVVRYMKVNMEQTAAIQKVSDDDCYRFLFPNVKGGINPMRVLSKEMLTYRATVDADMMRSAYGAGKHTATPQERERAQQDLQAVAATLVKKYGDDVAILSEPQKGVGKEKLTCDMVEEMWSNVLALPADKAAGIVRFMMAQ
- a CDS encoding GNAT family N-acetyltransferase: MQNNALSMTGELRLRPLQENDNPAIARVIREVSAEFGLTADKGYTVADPNLDALFQLYSQPRHAYWVVEQDGQVMGGGGIAPLTCSDPDICELQKMYFLPGIRGKGLARQLALSALDFAREQGFTRCYLETTAFLKDAIALYERLGFAHIDAPLGCTGHVDCEVRMLKAL
- a CDS encoding YjgN family protein yields the protein MDSLTKTQRHQIKFHGDGGNYFTIWLVNIFLSVITLGIYSAWAKVRTYRYFYGNTELAGDRFDYHARPMQILVGRIIAFVGIVIFYLCFMASEVLGMVIMLAFIALLPWIIIRSWRFNAIMSSYRGVRFNYLCRVGRAYWVFLGFPLLAFAALIVIVSLVNFFTNPMLGILLMVVIFVPGAILIQGINSALTYDLYVNNLFFGDAAFKGDMNKDAFVKMAFKAALFVVPVLIILGLIFAKMFYSIMQASVYGGSEDAIAMMVLSNIGLIILAYVVALAGGMMAAAWLIVAHRNYVANQTTLNGGALRLHSSMKFTSYLGLLFTNALIVIFSLGIASPFAHVRHARYLLQTLEVEGDLDLLTVRAHGEQAPAAVTEELVQALDINVGL
- a CDS encoding M48 family metallopeptidase, whose product is MSGCDLSGFYQYPGRAAREAARLTLHDGAVTLHRDSGDETYPLAALTVSEALGDIPLSLTFADGGRFAPGDDKAFRQWYFRHRRPGLVHRLEQHKRGVVAMLLATVLVGVFYVWVLLPWLSGVIAHQLPVSIEQQLGRYSAAYLEEQGLTESKLSTARQQQLQTLFRTVIPQDMRDQTGLRLRIMHFPLGANALMLPDGTMMLSDQLVRLAKSDDALAAVMLHEIGHYRYRHSMQMVVRSSLISITLMWVMGDVSGIGDTLLQSAVLVNEMRFSRSMESEADRFALAEMQRQGRPLSAMLQIFTALGEQGKDDDKWAIPDWLSTHPAMQERLESIRNATQ